The Triplophysa rosa linkage group LG25, Trosa_1v2, whole genome shotgun sequence genome window below encodes:
- the LOC130548577 gene encoding ATP synthase subunit beta, mitochondrial-like produces MLHNEGKIIQIIGSVIDVHFESNLPTIFDALELELDGKKIVLEVMQLLGNNTVQAIAMNPTEGMYRGQTVINTGKPISVPVGKATLGRIMNVIGEEMDGRGKISSQITRPIHRSAPKFASQSTNTEILKTGIKVIDLLAPYSKGGKIGLFGGAGVGKTVLIMELINNIAKSYGGYSVFTGVGERSREGNDLYHEMIQSKVIDLEGDSSKVSLVYGQMNESPGARLRVALSGLVQAEYFRDEEKQDVLLFVDNIFRFTQAGSEVSALLGRIPSAVGYQSTLATDMGALQERITSTKDGSITSVQAVYVPADDLTDPATATLFTHLDATTVLSRQIAEMGIYPAVDPLDSTSRILDPSIVGERHVRVANEVKRILQKYKSLQDVIAILGVEELSIDDKIAVTRARRVQKFLSQPFFVAEVFTGIPGELVDLDQTVSDFEEILQGKHDNVPEAAFFTTSTIENVLKKAKLM; encoded by the coding sequence ATGTTGCATAATGAaggaaaaataatacaaataattggTTCTGTGATTGATGTTCATTTTGAGTCAAATTTGCCAACAATTTTTGACGCTTTGGAATTAGAACTGGAtggtaaaaaaattgttttagaAGTTATGCAATTGCTCGGTAATAATACAGTTCAAGCTATTGCTATGAATCCAACTGAAGGTATGTATAGAGGTCAAACTGTTATAAATACAGGTAAACCAATATCTGTTCCTGTTGGTAAAGCAACATTGGGTCGTATTATGAATGTTATTGGTGAAGAAATGGATGGTAGAGGGAAAATTTCCTCTCAGATTACAAGACCAATTCATAGATCTGCACCTAAGTTTGCTAGTCAATCTACAAATACAGAAATACTAAAGACAGGAATTAAGGTTATTGATTTGTTGGCACCATATTCTAAGGGCGGTAAGATTGGTTTGTTTGGTGGAGCTGGTGTaggtaaaactgttttaattatgGAATTAATTAATAACATAGCTAAATCCTATGGTGGTTATTCCGTATTTACTGGAGTTGGTGAACGTAGTAGAGAAGGAAATGATCTCTATCATGAAATGATACAATCTAAAGTTATTGATCTTGAAGGAGATTCCTCAAAAGTTTCTTTGGTATATGGTCAAATGAATGAATCCCCCGGTGCAAGATTGAGAGTAGCTTTGTCTGGTTTGGTTCAGGCTGAATATTTTCgtgatgaagaaaaacaagatGTTTTACTGTTTGTTGATAATATTTTTAGATTTACTCAGGCTGGATCTGAAGTATCAGCTTTGCTGGGTAGGATTCCATCAGCTGTTGGTTATCAATCAACTTTGGCAACAGATATGGGTGCATTGCAAGAAAGAATTACCTCTACTAAAGATGGCTCAATTACATCTGTACAAGCAGTTTACGTTCCTGCGGATGATTTGACAGATCCAGCTACAGCTACATTGTTTACTCATTTGGATGCTACAACAGTTTTGTCACGTCAAATTGCAGAAATGGGTATCTATCCAGCAGTTGATCCATTAGACTCTACATCTAGGATTTTGGATCCTTCAATAGTTGGTGAAAGGCATGTTAGGGTTGCTAATGAAGTAAAAAGAATTTTGCAAAAATATAAATCTTTGCAAGATGTAATTGCTATTTTGGGAGTTGAAGAACTGTCAATAGATGATAAAATTGCAGTTACTCGTGCTAGAAGAGTACAGAAATTTTTATCTCAACCATTTTTTGTTGCAGAAGTATTTACAGGTATTCCTGGTGAATTGGTTGATCTGGATCAAACTGTTTCTGATTTTGAAGAAATTTTGCAAGGTAAGCATGATAATGTTCCAGAAGCAGCATTCTTTACAACATCAACaattgaaaatgttttgaaaaaagcAAAATTAATGTAA
- the LOC130548575 gene encoding adenylosuccinate synthetase-like translates to MAEIRKSNCHVLFEGAQGIMLDLNHGTYPYVTSSNTVTGSVLNGSGVSYKMIDFVLGITKAYSTRVGSGPFPTEFLNDEQDLQVHIGGKGKEVGTNTGRLRRCGWFDAVAVKQAVNVAGIDGIALTKLDILDELDEIKICIGYELDNQIIDYLPSSSVDQFRVKPIYETIKGWKSNTQSMKSWIDIPLQANKYVRRIEELIGVPVTLLSTSPKREDTICVHDPFLI, encoded by the coding sequence ATGGCAGAAATTAGGAAAAGTAATtgtcatgttttatttgaagGTGCTCAGGGTATTATGCTTGATTTGAACCATGGTACATATCCTTATGTTACTTCATCAAATACAGTAACTGGTTCTGTGTTAAATGGCTCAGGTGTAAGTTATAAGATGATAGATTTTGTTTTGGGTATTACAAAAGCATATTCTACAAGAGTTGGTTCTGGTCCTTTTCCTACTgaatttttaaatgatgaacaAGATTTACAAGTTCATATTGGGGGAAAAGGTAAAGAAGTAGGAACAAATACAGGACGTTTACGTCGTTGCGGTTGGTTTGATGCAGTGGCTGTTAAACAAGCTGTTAATGTTGCAGGAATTGATGGAATTGCTCTTACTAAATTGGATATTTTAGATGAATTAGATGAAATTAAGATTTGTATTGGTTATGAGCTAGATAATCAAATTATTGATTATTTGCCATCATCTTCAGTTGATCAGTTTAGAGTAAAACCAATATATGAGACTATAAAAGGTTGGAAAAGTAATACACAGTCTATGAAGTCTTGGATTGATATCCCTTTGCAAGCTAATAAATATGTTAGAAGAATTGAAGAACTTATTGGAGTCCCTGTGACTTTATTGTCAACAAGTCCAAAAAGAGAAGATACAATTTGTGTTCATGATCcatttttgatttaa
- the LOC130548574 gene encoding ATP-dependent zinc metalloprotease FtsH-like, with protein sequence MFEKSESKITFKDVTGIDECLEELQEIVDFLKDPEKFSKIGGKVPKGCILIGPPGTGKTLLSKAMAGEAGVPFFITSGSSFVEMFVGLGASRIRSLFEEAKKAAPCIIFIDEIDAIGKSRGGNGFGGGNDEREQTLNQLLVEMDGFSSDKGIIVVAATNRHEILDKALLRPGRFDRQIYVPIPDFNGRKAILQNHLQNIKYSSDVDVERIARGTPGFTGADLANLVNESALLAAKNNQKLVTMEDFEKSKDKLFLGKERKSLAMTTEEKKTIAYHEGGHALVSLFVKGADPVHKVTIIPRGRALGLVLNLPEKDNVLMSITQLKAKLAIAMGGRVAEELVFGVDNITSGASSDIVSATNIARKMVTEWGMSKKIGEINYSDDDSMGFRVTSKPNDIANLIEEEVKNLIVLARDEAIKILTKHRNKLDLIADTLLELETITGEHLNQILEDGKIKKKKKMKVVSKEVDALPIS encoded by the coding sequence ATGTTTGAAAAATCAGAAagtaaaattacttttaaagatgTTACAGGAATTGATGAATGCTTAGAAGAATTACAAGAAATTGTTGATTTCCTTAAAGACCCTGAAAAATTTTCTAAAATTGGAGGTAAAGTTCCTAAAGGTTGTATTTTGATTGGACCTCCAGGAACAGGTAAAACCTTACTGAGTAAGGCAATGGCTGGTGAAGCAGGAGTGCCATTTTTTATTACATCTGGATCtagttttgttgaaatgtttgtgGGATTGGGCGCTAGTAGAATTAGAAGTTTGTTTGAAGAAGCTAAAAAAGCTGCTccatgtattatatttattgatgAAATTGATGCTATTGGTAAGAGTAGGGGTGGTAATGGATTTGGTGGTGGTAATGATGAACGTGAAcaaacattaaatcaattacTTGTTGAAATGGATGGTTTTAGTAGTGATAAAGGTATTATAGTTGTTGCAGCAACTAATAGGCATGAAATTTTGGATAAAGCATTGTTACGTCCTGGAAGATTTGATAGGCAGATTTATGTACCTATTCCTGATTTTAATGGTAGGAAGGCTATATTGCAAAATCacttacaaaatataaaatactctTCTGATGTTGATGTAGAAAGAATTGCTAGAGGTACCCCTGGTTTTACAGGAGCTGATTTGGCTAATTTGGTTAATGAATCAGCATTGTTAGCTGCTAAAAATAATCAGAAATTGGTTACTATGGAAGATTTTGAAAAGTCTAAAGATAAATTGTTTTTaggtaaagaaagaaaatcattggCAATGACTACTGAAGAGAAAAAAACTATTGCTTATCATGAAGGTGGTCATGCATTGGTTTCTTTATTTGTAAAAGGAGCTGATCCTGTTCATAAGGTGACTATTATTCCTCGTGGAAGAGCTTTGGGATTGGTGTTGAATCTTCCTGAAAAAGATAATGTTTTAATGAGCATTACTCAGTTAAAAGCAAAATTGGCAATAGCAATGGGTGGAAGAGTAGCTGAAGAATTAGTTTTTGGTGTTGATAATATTACTAGTGGTGCATCTAGTGATATTGTTTCTGCTACAAATATTGCTCGCAAAATGGTTACAGAATGGGGTATGTCAAAGAAAATTGGTGAGATTAACTATTCAGATGATGATAGCATGGGATTTAGAGTTACTTCTAAACCTAATGATATTGCAAATCTTATTGAAGAagaagttaaaaatcttatcgTTTTGGCTCGTGATGAAGCCATAAAAATTCTTACAAAGCATAGAAATAAATTAGATTTGATTGCAGATACCTTGTTAGAGTTAGAGACTATTACAGGTGAGCATTTAAATCAGATTTTGGAAGATGGAAAGattaagaaaaagaaaaaaatgaaagttgtttcaAAAGAGGTAGATGCATTGCCAATTAGTTAA
- the LOC130548576 gene encoding ATP synthase subunit alpha-like, with product MKIDPSEIVSIIKDKILNFDDKIDFLETGKILSVGDGIARVYGLDNVQVGELVEFSNGTKGIAMNLEVNNVGVIILGKDDDLREGDVVKRTNDIFKVPVGKGLVGRVVDALGNPLDDKGPINTVEFRHAEVSAPGIIERKSVCFPLETGIKIIDSMIPIGRGQRELIIGDRQTGKTSIAIDTILNQAKINETLPEKNQLYCFYVAIGQKQSNIANIVDLLNHHGALKYTTIVLEGASSPASLQFMAPYSGCTMAEYFRDNMMNALIVYDDLSKHAVAYRQISLLLHRPPGREAYPGDVFYLHSRLLERAANLSEKSGGGSLTALPIVETQEGDISSYIPTNVISITDGQIFLEGELFRNGNKPAINIGLSVSRVGSAAQKKAIKKVSRELKLMLSQYRDLESFSQLGSDLDNATRSILDYGKKVMILLNQEKNSPVPIEEQCILFFLISRKQIEDISNEVLLDFVGEVIKKSGDICKDIRSSENN from the exons ATGAAAATTGATCCATCAGAAATAGTATcaataataaaagataaaatacttaattttgatgataaaatagattttttggAGACAGGTAAAATACTGTCTGTTGGTGATGGTATCGCTAGAGTTTATGGTCTTGATAATGTTCAGGTAGGAGAATTGGTTGAATTTTCTAATGGAACTAAAGGTATAGCAATGAACCTTGAAGTTAATAATGTTGGAGTTATTATCTTAGGAAAAGATGATGACCTTAGAGAAGGTGATGTAGTAAAAAGAACTAATGATATTTTTAAGGTTCCGGTTGGAAAAGGCCTGGTTGGTAGAGTTGTGGATGCCTTGGGTAATCCTTTAGATGATAAGGGTCCAATTAACACTGTAGAATTTAGGCATGCTGAAGTTAGCGCTCCTGGGATTATTGAAAGAAAATCTGTATGTTTTCCATTGGAAACAGGTATTAAAATTATTGATTCTATGATTCCAATAGGAAGAGGACAAAGAGAATTGATTATTGGTGATCGTCAAACTGGTAAAACTAGTATTGCAATTGATACAATTTTAAATCAGGCAAAAATTAATGAAACACTCCCAGAAAAAAATCAGCTATATTGTTTCTATGTTGCAATTGGTCAAAAACAATCTAATATAGCAAATATTGTTGACTTGTTGAATCATCATGGTGCTTTGAAGTATACAACAATTGTCTTAGAAGGCGCATCAAGCCCTGCTTCTCTGCAGTTTATGGCTCCATATTCTGGTTGTACTATGGCTGAGTACTTCCGTGATAATATGATGAATGCCTTAATTGTATATGATGATTTGTCTAAGCATGCAGTAGCATATCGTCAAATTTCACTTTTATTGCATAGACCCCCCGGTAGAGAAGCATATCCAGGAGATGTTTTCTATCTACATAGTAGGTTGTTAGAACGTGCTGCAAATTTGTCTGAGAAAAGTGGTGGTGGATCATTGACAGCTTTGCCAATTGTTGAAACTCAGGAAGGTGATATTTCCTCTTATATTCCAACTAATGTTATTTCTATTACTGATGGTCAGATTTTTCTCGAAGGAGAATTGTTTAGGAATGGAAATAAGCCAGCAATTAATATTGGCTTGTCTGTTAGTCGAGTTGGTTCAGCAGCACAAAAGAAAGCAATTAAAAAAGTTTCTCGGGAATTAAAATTGATGCTTTCCCAATATAGAGACTTGGAAAGTTTTTCTCAGCTTGGTTCTGATTTGGATAATGCAACTAGATCTATTTTGGATTATGGTAAAAAGGTTATGATACTTCTAAATCAAGAAAAAAATTCCCCGGTTCCAATTGAAGAACAATGCATCTTGTTTTTCCTGATTAGTAGAAAGCAGATTGAAGATATTTCTAATGAGGTTTTGCTCGATTTTGTTGGTGAAGTGATTAAAAAATCTGGAGATATTTGTAAAGATATTCGTAGTTCAG AAAATAACTAA